In Lycorma delicatula isolate Av1 chromosome 10, ASM4794821v1, whole genome shotgun sequence, a genomic segment contains:
- the LOC142331227 gene encoding small ribosomal subunit protein eS19-like produces the protein MPSVTLKDVDQHKFVKAFSAFLKKSAKLKVPEWVDIVKNGKFKELAPYDQDWYYTRCAAIVRHIYFRSPVGVGAITKMFGGRKRNGVCPAHFCRSAGGVARKALQSLEQMKLIEKAPDGGRKLTIQGQRDLDRIAAQVRQKKKAKILALAQQAGITIQAPAAPPAEETALE, from the exons ATGCCATCTGTTACATTAAAGGATGTTGATCAGCATAAATTTGTTAAAGCATTTTCTGCTTTTTTAAagaa ATCGGCTAAACTGAAGGTTCCAGAGTGGGTGGACATTGTTAAAAATGGCAAATTCAAGGAATTGGCTCCATATGATCAGGATTGGTATTACACTCGTTGTGCTGCCATTGTACGACATATTTACTTCCGTTCACCTGTTGGTGTTGGCGCAATCACAAAAATGTTTGGAG GCAGAAAAAGGAATGGTGTTTGCCCAGCACATTTCTGCCGTAGTGCTGGTGGTGTAGCCCGTAAAGCACTACAAAGCTTAGAACAGATGAAGCTCATTGAAAAAGCACCAGATGGTGGCCGTAAATTGACAATACAAGGACAAAGAGATCTTGACAGGATCGCAGCACAAGTAAGACAGAAGAAGAAAGCAAAGATTTTGGCTCTTGCACAACAGGCTGGTATCACCATACAAGCCCCAGCGGCACCTCCTGCTGAAGAAACTGCCTTGGaatag
- the LOC142331016 gene encoding glutamine synthetase 2 cytoplasmic-like, translating to MRPVALYKDPFMQGGYLVLCDTYRPNGDPTETNKRMCCVDAVDQICDMKPWFGIEQEYTFLGPDNRPYGWIPTSQPRPQGPYYCSVGANCSFAREIVESHYMACLFMDLNIFGTNAEVMPSQWEYQIGPSEGIECADEIWISRYVLHRIGEEYGITVSFDPKPMEGDWNGAGAHFNFSTEEMRKENGIQVMDKLIEKLKDKHLRHIAAYDPKGGEDNKRRLTGKHETANIKEFSSGVANRGVSVRIPRNVAEEKKGYLEDRRPAANMDPYSVMNVVIRTCFLDQ from the exons ATGAGACCAGTTGCGTTATATAAAGACCCATTTATGCAAGGTGGTTATTTAGTTCTATGTGACACTTATAGACCAAATGGAGACCCAACAG aaacaaacaaaagaatGTGTTGTGTAGATGCTGTAGACCAGATATGTGATATGAAACCATGGTTTGGTATTGAACAAGAATATACATTTCTTGGACCTGATAATCGTCCATATGGTTGGATACCAACTTCTCAACCAAGACCTcag ggtCCGTATTATTGTTCAGTTGGTGCAAATTGTAGTTTTGCACGTGAAATTGTTGAGTCACATTATATGGCTTGTTTATTTATGGATCTAAATATATTTGGAACAAATGCTGAAGTTATGCCATCTCAG TGGGAATATCAAATAGGTCCAAGTGAAGGCATAGAATGTGCAGATGAGATATGGATATCGCGCTATGTACTTCATAGAATTGGTGAGGAATATGGTATAACTGTTAGTTTTGATCCCAAACCAATGGAAGGTGATTGGAATGGAGCAGGTGCtcactttaatttttcaactgaagaaatgagaaaagaaaatggaatacA AGTAATGGATAAACTAATCGAAAAATTAAAGGACAAACACTTACGGCATATTGCAGCATATGATCCAAAAGGGGGAGAGGACAACAAAAGAAGATTGACTGGTAAACATGAGACTGCTAACATCAAAGAATTTTCATCAG gtgTAGCAAATCGGGGAGTGAGTGTAAGAATTCCGAGAAATGTAGCTGAAGAAAAGAAAGGGTATCTGGAAGACAGAAGACCAGCAGCCAATATGGACCCATATTCTGTGATGAATGTAGTTATTCGAACATGTTTCCttgatcaataa